The Deinococcus puniceus genome segment CTTTACGTGGTGACCGGGAGTTCCGTAAAGTGCGCCAGCATGGGGTGGCGGTGCGCGATCCGCTGTTTACCCTGCGCCTCACCGAGTACCGCCCCCGACACGGCGAAACGTGGCAGCCCCGCGCCATCATCGGTGTGGTTATCTCCAAAAAAACCTTGAAACGCGCTGTAGACCGCAACCGTGCCCGCCGCCGGGTGCGTGAGGCGCTGCGAACCCTGCCGGGGGGCCTGCCGCCTTGCCGGGCTATTTTGCTGCCCAATCCGGGCGTCCTCACGGCCACGTTTCCGGCGCTGCAAGCCGCCCTGATCCGGAGCCTCGCCAAAGCACCGGGCCGGGTCAAAAAAGGCGCGGGCGGGCAAAAGGGCGGGAACTCTGGCCGCCCTCAGCCCGTACCTGTCCCTGTGATCCAAGCTGTGACTCCGGGCGACCCCTCCGTATGAAGCAGGCCGCATGAAACAGACCGCGCCAACCTCTGCTCCCGCCGCCCGCGTTCCCTCTCCGGGGCTGGTGGCGCGGGGCATGGTGCGCGTGGTGCGCGGCTATCAGCGCAAGCTCTCTCCGCTGAAACCCGTACCCACTTGCCGCTTTGTACCGACCTGTTCGCAGTACGCTCTAGAGGCGATTGAACGCTTCGGGGCCGTGCGGGGCGGGTGGCTGGCCGCGTGGCGGGTCATGCGCTGCAATCCATTGGTGCCGGGCGGCTTCGACCCGGTGCCGAGTTCATTCCCGGCCCATCTCGGCTCGGCGGCCCGCACCCCTGCGGCTGACCCGGCCCATCCCACCGCTGGAAAACCCAAACCATGAAACCAAAACATCTGCTTCCGCTGACTGCCGTAGGTTTGCTGCTCCTGACCGGATGCGGTACTACTGGCCCGCTTCCTTCCTTCAACAACGCGATCAAGCCCGAATGGATCAGGGCCGATTTCGACGGCCTTCCCGGCGACGAATTTATTGCCACCAGCAACCTTCAAGACGTGGTCTTCAACGACCGGGGCGAGGTCATCGGCTGGTACGTCAAGTTGTACGCGGGCACGCCGTTCATCAAAAAAGACAGCACTGGCAAGTACGATTTCACGGCCCTGAAAGCGCAGCGCAGCATCATGAATCTGGTGGGGCAACCCAGCGTGCAGGGCGAGGGAGCCGCTGCCTTCCCCGCAGACCGCCGGGCGTTTGCGCTCACCGGTGGGCCACTTGACCCAGCCCAACCCGCCGAGGCCACCGCGCCGCAACTGACGCAGAGCCTGCCCCAGAACCGTCAGGACGCCGTGTTCCGCTACACGCAGGGCGGCGCAACCGTGACCAAAACGGTGACGCTGCGGCCCCGCTCCTTCAAGGTGGATGTAAAAACCACCGTGACGGGCGGCCCGGAGCGCGTGACCATGCTGTTCCCCGGCCTTGCCAAAGCGGCCAATCCCCGCGTGCAGGCCGTGCCTGTGGGGGGCCAACCGGCCAGCGTGCAGGGCAGCGGCACCACCACCGTGCAAAACATCCAGTACGCCGCGATTCAGGAAGTGGGCGGCACCTTCGGCCCCGGCCAGAACGCCCACGCCCTGATCGTGCGCCCGCAGGCCGGAACCAACGCCGACGCTACCCTGACTGGCGGCGCACAGTCGCTGCTCAGCGTGACCCTGCCCGCCGCCAGCACCGTGGAAGTCTTCGGTGGCCGCAACGAACTGATTCACCTGTACCAGAGCGGCTACACCACTTTGCCTGGCCTGTTCGCCCCCAATATCTTCGGTCAGATCAGCCTGTGGATCGTCAAGCTGATGGAAGCCATGTACAAGGTGCTGCCCAACTGGGGCCTCGTGCTGATCCTGCTGACCGTCCTGCTGCGCCTCGTGATGTGGCCGCTGATGCAGGCGCAGGGCCGCACCACCGCCCGGATGCAGGTCATGCAGCCCAAGATCAAGGAAGTGCAGGACAAGTACAAAGACCGCAAAGACCCCGACTCGCAGCGGGCGATGCAGCAGGAAATGCAGCAGGTCTACCGCGATTACAACTTCAATCCGGCGGGCTGCTTCAGTACCTTCGTGCCGTTCCCTGTCCTCATCGCGCTGTGGTCGACCATCCGTAACTTCGAGTTCGACAGCGGCTTCCTGTGGCTGCCTGACCTCGCCATTCCCGATCCGCTGTACATCTTGGCCCTGATCTACCTGATCGTGAACATCGGCCAGTTGTACGTGATGACCCGCAAGAACCCGGCGATGTTCCGCCAACAGGCCTTCATCTACCTTATCTTCCTGTATTTCGCCCTGACCTTCCCCGCAGGCGTGACGATCTACATTATCTTCAGCACCCTGATCGGTATTGGTCAGCAAATCCTGATCAACAAGCAAGTCGAGAAGGAAACCGCCAGCATCGGGACGACAGTGGTACAGAAAACGCCGATGCGTCCGGCCAAAGTCGCTAAGACGATAGACGCACCTAAGAAGTAAGGCAGCACGATAAAGAACCGCCCCGACAATATAGGTCGGGGCGGCGTTCTTTTGGCTGTTTCATAGAGTGGAGGGTGGATCGTAGAACGTGGAAACGGCCAGACCACGATCCACCCTCCACGATCTACGTTCCCGCGTTCAGTCCTGCCAACGCCACCCGCGCCGCCGCGAACGAGGGCCTAACCCTCAGCGCCTCGCGGTAGGCGGCTTTGGCTTTGGCGCTCTGACCCTGTGCGGCCAACGCGCGGCCCCGCCAATACAGGGCTTCTTCGTGGGCGGGGGCGTCTTGCAGCACGGCGTTTGTCAGGCGCAGCACATCGGCGGTGCGGCCCGTGCGGGTGTAGGCCTCCAGCGGCCCGAAGGAATACCAGAGCGTGCGCCAAGGCAAACCGCCCACCGTGCGCGCAGGCCGAGTGGGATCAAGCGTGGCATCGGGGCGGCTGGCAAAAGCCTGATCGTAGGCCCGCACTGCGCCGCGAGAGTCACCCAAGGCCAGCCGTGCATTGCCCACGTTCAGCCACGCAATCGCGTCATTCTTGCGGCCTGCTTCGGCCACCGCCACCCGCAAGGCTTCCCGTTTTGCCAGCACCGGATCGGCCCGGAAGCCCAGCAAGCCGCGCAACTCTTCCTCACGCTCCGGCGGCGAGACCACCAAGTACGTGCGCCCGAAGGCCCGCCACAGTTCGTCCAACTGGGCATAGGTAAAACTCAGTTTGCCCAAGTAGGAATCCAGTGCCGTGAATTTTTGTTTGGTATCGTCGTAGCCGTTGAGGATGCGGTAATGGCCCATGCCGCCGCTGTCTGCCGTCACAAACCACGTTTCCACGATCACGGGGAATCCGGCGGCCAACAGGCGCTTCAGCAGGGCGCGGCTCCCATTGACTGCCAAGTGCGTTTGCATCCCCTGCTTGCGGGCAAATGCAGCCAACTCGGGCGGCGTCACGTTCACGTCCCCGCCGTTGGGCTTTAGCACCGGCGCAATCTGATACTGCGTCAGCGTGCCGCCCCAGCGACTCAGGGCCATGCCCACCGTGACCGGGCCGCAGTTGTTCAGGCGTTGGTATTCGTGCCGGATGCTGGGCACGCTGGCAAATGGGGGCAGGGAAGAGGAGGACAGCGCAGAAGCCGCCCCCGCCAAACCGGAGCAGGTCAGCAGCAGCAAAGAGGACAGAGAGCGGAGGCTCATGCTCTCTATCGTTTCAGGTCTGGGGGGGTGGGATTGTGGGTTTTGCGAGGGTGAGGCGGGAAGATGAAACCTATTTTTCTTTTCTACCCTGTTCTTGGCCCTTATGTTTGTACACTAAGTAACGCCTCTAAATCATGCCAGCTTTTTACTTCGCTTGAACTATTCAGTTGAGCGATGAGTAACGCAGTTCAATCTACTTTGCAGGCATGTGACTTAAGATTGCCCGCTGTGTCTCACGAGCCAATGGGACATCTGCGAAAATAGCCGATTCAAACTCATAAATAAGTGCCAACATGTTTTGATTCATCTCTACCCGATTTTTGTGTGCAGCCATGCCGATTTGCTCTAACCACTGGATGCCCCACATGATCGGTAAATCTTCGTCTCCTTCGTCGCAACTACGGCGCTGGTAGCCGTCTACTGCTGAAGAAATCAGGCGCGCACAAGCATCGTCTGCGCCCTTCAACCGCCCTGAGAAGGCGCGTTGAATGAGTCGGTGTGACCTATTCAGCGTTGCTTCACTTCCTATCCAGCCTTCTGTGAGCACTAACTTGGTTATCTGTCCTAGCTCAAAATCATGGTGGTGGTGAGAATAAACGGCACATCCCACCAAGCCCTGCAAAATCATCACATTGAATGGATCGAGCCGGTAAAGCTGCGTGTACACGTCAATATCTAACGGTTTGGACTGCATAGCCCTATTCTGATTCTTGACACATCCCAAATCAGTACCCCATCACCGTCCGAATGGCCCGCGCCACCCGCAGCGCGTTCGGGCGGTACACGTCCTCGATGGCGGTAAACGGTGGGTAAGGTGCGTCATAGCCAGTCACGCGCAGGATCGGTGCGCGGAGGCTGTCTATGGCGTGTTCAGCAATGTTGGCGCTGATTTCGGAGTGAAAGCCGCCGGTGCGGGGCGCTTCAGTCACGACGACGGCGCGGCCCGTCTTCGCCACCGAATTCAGCACCGTTTCCAAGTCCATCGGCACCAGCGTTCGCAGGTCGATGACTTCTACGCCGATGCCGTGAGCGCGGGCAGCTTCGGCGGCCTTCACACTGACTTCTACCATGCCGCCGTAAGTGATGACCGTCACGTCGTCGCCTTCCGTCACCACCCGAGCTTTGCCCAGCGGAATGGTGTAATGGCCGTCTGGCACGCTTTCTTTGGTGCTGCGGTACAGCTTGATGGCTTCCAAGAAAAACACCGGATCAGGGTCTTCTATGGCGGCCAGAAGGAGGCCTTTGGCGTCGGTAGGCGTGCTGGGAATCACCACTTTCACGCCCGGCACGTGCGCCAAAATCGCTTCGGGGCTGTCGGCGTGCTGCTCTGGAGTATGCACGCCGCCGCCGTAGGGCGCACGAATGACCATCGGCAGGCTGTAGCGGCTGCGGGTGCGGTGGCGGTAACGGCCCAGATGCGACAAGATTTGATCGAGCGCCGGGTACATGAAGCCCGCGAACTGAATCTCGGCAATAGGCCGCAGCCCCGCCAGTCCCATGCCGATGCCCATGCCTACGATGCTCGCCTCGGCCAGCGGGGTATCGAACACCCGGTCTGTGCCGAACCGCGCCTGCAAGCCGTCCGAGGCGCGGAATACGCCGCCCATGACGCCCACGTCCTCGCCAAACAGGTAGGTCGTGGGGTCGCGCTCTAGGGCGATGGCGAGCGCGTCGTTGATGGCGGCCACCATCGTCCGGGTGGTGGAGGAAGTAGCGGGAGGAGTCTGGGTGGCGGTCATGCGGAAACCTCGGTTTGGAAGGTGGATCGTGGGAGGTAGATCGTGGGCTGAAAGGCAAAAGATTGGACGTTCTGGACGCTTTTTCTACGATCCACGATCCACCCTCTACGCTCGCCCCTCATTCCCCTACCTCACGCAGAATCTCGGCCCGCTGCGCCACTAGCTGCGGCGTCGGCTCGGCAAACACATGATCCAGAATCTCGGCGGGTTCGGGTTCCGGGTAGGTGTCGGCCTCGTTCAGCGCGGCTTCAAACTCCTCGGCAATCTCTTTCAGCAGGGCGGCGTCGCTCTCTTCGGTCAAAATCCCTTCGGCCAGCAGATGAAGGCGCAGGCGCGTAATCGGGTCTTTTTCGGCCCAGCCTGCGGTATCGGCGTCGGTGCGGTAGCGGGTGGGATCGTCGGCCACCGTGTGCGCGGCAATCCGGTAGGTCACGGTTTCGATCAGGGTTGGCCCCTGTCCGGCGCGGGCGCGGGCCACCGCTTCCACCGTCACCTGATAGGTCGCCAGCACATCGTTGCCGTCTACGCGCACACCGGGAATGCCGTAGCCATCGGCGCGGCGGGCCAAGTTCACGGCGCGGGTCTGGGTGCGGGTGGGCACGCTGATGGCCCAGCCGTTGTTCTGCAAAATAAAGATGCACGGCGCGTTCAGTGCGCCCGCAAAATTCAGCGCCTCGTGAAAGTCGCCCTCGCTGCTGCCCCCGTCTCCGATGTAGGCCATCGCCACATTCTTCGTTCCCTTGCGCTGCTCGGCCAAGGCTGCGCCCACCGCGTGCGGGTACTGCGTGGCAATCGGGATGTAAAAGGGCAAGACTTTCAGATTTTCCGGCATGTGCCACCCGTGCGGGCTGGTGCGCCAGTAGGCCAGCGTGCGGGCAATCGGCAGGCCCAGCGTCAGGGCCGCGCCCGTATCGCGGTAGGTCGGAAACAGCCAATCGTCAGAAGTCAGGGCCGCCGCCGTGCCCACTTGACTGCCTTCCATGCCCTTAAACGGTGGAAATACACCCAGCCGTCCCGTGCGGTACAGCACCCAGCCGCGCTCATCGAAGTGCCGGATTCGGCGCATGTGGCGGTACAGGCTCAGGCGAATCTGAGGATCGGGCAGGGCGTCGGGGTTGGGCGCGGTGCCGTCTGGCGCGAGCAACTGAAAAGGAATGTCGGTGGCGGGCGCGTGCCGGGGAAAGTCGGCCAAAGCGTCCGGCGTGGGCGCAGCAGTATCAGAGGCG includes the following:
- a CDS encoding alpha-ketoacid dehydrogenase subunit beta, with protein sequence MTATQTPPATSSTTRTMVAAINDALAIALERDPTTYLFGEDVGVMGGVFRASDGLQARFGTDRVFDTPLAEASIVGMGIGMGLAGLRPIAEIQFAGFMYPALDQILSHLGRYRHRTRSRYSLPMVIRAPYGGGVHTPEQHADSPEAILAHVPGVKVVIPSTPTDAKGLLLAAIEDPDPVFFLEAIKLYRSTKESVPDGHYTIPLGKARVVTEGDDVTVITYGGMVEVSVKAAEAARAHGIGVEVIDLRTLVPMDLETVLNSVAKTGRAVVVTEAPRTGGFHSEISANIAEHAIDSLRAPILRVTGYDAPYPPFTAIEDVYRPNALRVARAIRTVMGY
- a CDS encoding C39 family peptidase; translation: MSLRSLSSLLLLTCSGLAGAASALSSSSLPPFASVPSIRHEYQRLNNCGPVTVGMALSRWGGTLTQYQIAPVLKPNGGDVNVTPPELAAFARKQGMQTHLAVNGSRALLKRLLAAGFPVIVETWFVTADSGGMGHYRILNGYDDTKQKFTALDSYLGKLSFTYAQLDELWRAFGRTYLVVSPPEREEELRGLLGFRADPVLAKREALRVAVAEAGRKNDAIAWLNVGNARLALGDSRGAVRAYDQAFASRPDATLDPTRPARTVGGLPWRTLWYSFGPLEAYTRTGRTADVLRLTNAVLQDAPAHEEALYWRGRALAAQGQSAKAKAAYREALRVRPSFAAARVALAGLNAGT
- the yidD gene encoding membrane protein insertion efficiency factor YidD, whose protein sequence is MKQTAPTSAPAARVPSPGLVARGMVRVVRGYQRKLSPLKPVPTCRFVPTCSQYALEAIERFGAVRGGWLAAWRVMRCNPLVPGGFDPVPSSFPAHLGSAARTPAADPAHPTAGKPKP
- the pdhA gene encoding pyruvate dehydrogenase (acetyl-transferring) E1 component subunit alpha — translated: MTNLSPSDTAASDTAAPTPDALADFPRHAPATDIPFQLLAPDGTAPNPDALPDPQIRLSLYRHMRRIRHFDERGWVLYRTGRLGVFPPFKGMEGSQVGTAAALTSDDWLFPTYRDTGAALTLGLPIARTLAYWRTSPHGWHMPENLKVLPFYIPIATQYPHAVGAALAEQRKGTKNVAMAYIGDGGSSEGDFHEALNFAGALNAPCIFILQNNGWAISVPTRTQTRAVNLARRADGYGIPGVRVDGNDVLATYQVTVEAVARARAGQGPTLIETVTYRIAAHTVADDPTRYRTDADTAGWAEKDPITRLRLHLLAEGILTEESDAALLKEIAEEFEAALNEADTYPEPEPAEILDHVFAEPTPQLVAQRAEILREVGE
- the yidC gene encoding membrane protein insertase YidC; translation: MKPKHLLPLTAVGLLLLTGCGTTGPLPSFNNAIKPEWIRADFDGLPGDEFIATSNLQDVVFNDRGEVIGWYVKLYAGTPFIKKDSTGKYDFTALKAQRSIMNLVGQPSVQGEGAAAFPADRRAFALTGGPLDPAQPAEATAPQLTQSLPQNRQDAVFRYTQGGATVTKTVTLRPRSFKVDVKTTVTGGPERVTMLFPGLAKAANPRVQAVPVGGQPASVQGSGTTTVQNIQYAAIQEVGGTFGPGQNAHALIVRPQAGTNADATLTGGAQSLLSVTLPAASTVEVFGGRNELIHLYQSGYTTLPGLFAPNIFGQISLWIVKLMEAMYKVLPNWGLVLILLTVLLRLVMWPLMQAQGRTTARMQVMQPKIKEVQDKYKDRKDPDSQRAMQQEMQQVYRDYNFNPAGCFSTFVPFPVLIALWSTIRNFEFDSGFLWLPDLAIPDPLYILALIYLIVNIGQLYVMTRKNPAMFRQQAFIYLIFLYFALTFPAGVTIYIIFSTLIGIGQQILINKQVEKETASIGTTVVQKTPMRPAKVAKTIDAPKK
- the rnpA gene encoding ribonuclease P protein component, with translation MQERPRRPVALDSLRGDREFRKVRQHGVAVRDPLFTLRLTEYRPRHGETWQPRAIIGVVISKKTLKRAVDRNRARRRVREALRTLPGGLPPCRAILLPNPGVLTATFPALQAALIRSLAKAPGRVKKGAGGQKGGNSGRPQPVPVPVIQAVTPGDPSV